A single window of Sphingobacteriales bacterium DNA harbors:
- a CDS encoding HesA/MoeB/ThiF family protein: protein MIFSDEEKQYYSRQNLLPEVSIEKQWQLKQSSVLVVGAGGLGATVLQILARAGVGKIGVVDFDTIDITNIHRQILYTYADVGKYKVDVAVENLKHINPFIHIEPYQLKISNTNIVELISNYDIVVDATDNFNAKYLINDACVLYNKILVFAAVQQHVGQVAVFNFNGSCNYRDVFPEIPMQLNNCNTIGVLNTAVNVIGTLQANEVLKVILELDNILCNKLLIYDVLNNTQQLLRIKKQYLFSFKDLEHHNKDISEIDVDDLAQLNPLEYYLIDVRSAYEHQQENIGGLNFPLGILEDKLQELDKNKQIIFYCNTNVRSKTAAKVARKIGFENVIILSR from the coding sequence ATGATTTTTTCAGACGAAGAAAAGCAATATTACTCAAGACAAAATTTATTGCCTGAAGTTTCAATAGAGAAGCAATGGCAATTAAAACAATCAAGTGTATTAGTTGTTGGTGCTGGTGGTTTAGGTGCTACAGTATTGCAAATTTTAGCAAGAGCTGGTGTTGGAAAAATTGGTGTTGTAGATTTTGACACCATAGATATTACTAATATTCATAGGCAAATATTATATACTTATGCTGATGTTGGAAAATATAAAGTTGATGTAGCTGTAGAAAATTTAAAGCATATAAATCCATTCATTCATATTGAACCTTATCAGTTAAAAATATCGAATACAAATATTGTTGAGCTAATATCAAATTATGATATTGTAGTTGATGCTACTGATAATTTTAATGCTAAATATTTAATAAATGATGCTTGTGTGTTATATAATAAAATATTAGTCTTTGCTGCTGTGCAGCAACATGTTGGTCAAGTTGCAGTTTTTAATTTTAATGGAAGTTGTAATTATCGTGATGTTTTTCCTGAAATTCCTATGCAGCTAAATAATTGCAATACAATTGGTGTGTTGAATACTGCAGTAAATGTTATTGGCACATTACAAGCCAACGAAGTCTTGAAAGTTATTTTAGAATTAGATAATATTTTATGTAATAAACTATTGATTTATGATGTATTGAATAACACACAACAACTATTAAGAATTAAAAAACAATATCTGTTTAGTTTTAAAGATTTAGAACATCATAACAAAGATATAAGCGAAATTGATGTAGATGATTTAGCGCAACTTAATCCATTGGAATATTATTTAATTGATGTGAGAAGTGCTTATGAACATCAACAAGAAAATATTGGTGGCTTAAATTTTCCTTTAGGAATACTAGAAGATAAATTACAAGAATTAGATAAAAACAAACAAATTATATTCTATTGCAATACAAATGTAAGAAGCAAAACAGCTGCAAAAGTTGCCAGAAAAATAGGATTTGAAAATGTTATTATTTTAAGTAGATAA
- a CDS encoding MBOAT family protein — protein sequence MLFNSLEFILFFVVFFLLYWKVCRNNLKNQNLLILVGSALFYGWWNWKFLFLLSFSILLDFFTGIKMSKAKNHNIKKRWLWLSIVINLGFLGVFKYYNFFISSFEELLAYFGLHSNFYLLNIVLPVGISFYTFHGLSYVIDIYKDKISAEKNLIDYAVFVSFFPLLVAGPIERATHLLPQVKKQRVFSYTQATDGLKQILWGFFKKIVIADTCAEYVNEIFNQPADSSGITLAIGAVLFAFQIYGDFSGYTDIALGTAKLLGFELLKNFSYPYFSRSIAEFWRRWHISLSSWFKDYLYIPLGGSKNGMINTIRNTFIIFLVSGFWHGANFTFIVWGFLHALYIVPSVLLKTNRNNLDIVAQGRFFPSMKEFVQVIVTFILVCFAWIFFRAESTQNAFEYIYLMFSTSWLDFEGRYIKVIFIIIVFVLIEWKQRQQDIVLKLNIKRNFWRYLIYYIILICIWFFISKHQKTDFIYFAF from the coding sequence ATGCTTTTTAATTCTTTAGAGTTTATATTGTTTTTTGTAGTATTTTTTCTACTGTATTGGAAGGTTTGTAGAAATAATCTAAAAAATCAGAACCTACTTATTCTAGTAGGTTCTGCTCTTTTTTATGGTTGGTGGAATTGGAAGTTTTTATTTCTTTTGTCTTTTTCTATTTTATTAGATTTCTTCACAGGAATAAAAATGAGTAAAGCTAAAAATCACAACATCAAAAAAAGATGGCTGTGGCTAAGTATTGTTATTAATTTAGGTTTCTTAGGTGTATTTAAATATTATAATTTTTTTATTTCATCATTTGAAGAGCTATTAGCATATTTTGGCTTACATTCAAATTTTTATTTATTAAATATAGTTTTGCCAGTTGGAATTTCTTTCTATACTTTTCATGGCTTATCGTATGTAATAGATATATACAAAGATAAGATTAGTGCAGAAAAGAATCTTATAGATTATGCTGTATTTGTTAGTTTTTTCCCATTGTTGGTAGCTGGTCCAATAGAGCGAGCCACACATCTTCTGCCACAAGTAAAAAAACAAAGGGTGTTTAGTTATACACAGGCAACAGATGGATTAAAACAAATTTTATGGGGTTTCTTTAAGAAAATTGTAATAGCAGATACATGTGCAGAATATGTAAATGAAATATTCAATCAGCCAGCAGATAGCTCTGGAATTACATTAGCAATTGGTGCTGTGTTGTTTGCATTTCAAATTTATGGTGATTTTTCTGGCTACACAGATATTGCCTTAGGTACAGCAAAATTGTTAGGCTTTGAATTACTCAAAAATTTCTCTTATCCATATTTCTCAAGAAGTATAGCTGAGTTCTGGCGAAGATGGCATATTTCTTTGTCTTCATGGTTCAAAGATTATTTGTATATTCCGTTAGGTGGTAGTAAAAATGGTATGATTAATACGATTAGAAATACATTTATTATTTTTTTAGTAAGTGGATTTTGGCATGGTGCTAATTTTACATTTATTGTTTGGGGTTTTCTTCATGCATTATATATTGTGCCTTCTGTTCTGCTCAAGACAAACAGAAATAATTTAGATATAGTTGCACAAGGAAGATTTTTTCCATCAATGAAAGAATTTGTGCAGGTAATTGTTACATTCATTTTAGTTTGTTTTGCTTGGATATTTTTTAGAGCAGAAAGTACACAAAATGCATTTGAATATATATATCTAATGTTCTCAACATCATGGTTAGATTTTGAAGGAAGATATATAAAAGTAATTTTTATAATTATAGTATTTGTGTTAATAGAATGGAAGCAAAGACAACAAGATATAGTATTAAAACTAAATATTAAGCGTAATTTTTGGAGATATCTTATTTATTATATTATTCTAATATGTATTTGGTTTTTTATATCTAAGCATCAAAAAACAGATTTTATATACTTTGCATTTTAG
- a CDS encoding polyprenyl synthetase family protein — translation MHTLEQLREYFLDYLNQNKFTQSPQELYEPNNYFLQIGGKRLRPALLLLCTELYNKSYTHALDAALATEYFHNFTLIHDDIMDDAPLRRGHQTLHEKYNITTAILSGDVLLIYAYQCLSKIESKYFNKIFNIFTQTAIEVCEGQQYDINFEQQQSVTELEYINMIKLKTAVLLAASMQIGAIIGGASAEDAIAMYQYGLNLGIAFQIQDDILDCYGETKDVGKQLGGDILQNKKTILFIKALEQSKNNNDTTLEEIINSKNTDKKVEKVLSIYNKYNIYNYSIERRNNFIQIAKENLEKLSISNEKKEILESLIQHLVIRNS, via the coding sequence ATGCATACCTTGGAACAACTAAGAGAATATTTTTTAGACTATCTAAATCAGAATAAATTCACACAATCACCTCAAGAATTATATGAACCCAATAATTATTTTTTGCAAATTGGTGGTAAACGATTGAGACCAGCACTTTTATTACTTTGCACTGAGTTATACAACAAATCGTACACACATGCACTTGATGCTGCACTAGCTACAGAGTACTTTCACAATTTTACATTAATACATGATGATATTATGGACGACGCACCACTCAGACGTGGACACCAAACCTTGCATGAAAAATACAATATAACAACAGCGATACTAAGTGGTGATGTATTATTGATTTATGCATATCAATGTTTATCGAAAATTGAAAGCAAATATTTTAATAAGATATTTAATATTTTCACGCAGACAGCAATTGAAGTTTGTGAAGGTCAGCAATATGATATAAATTTTGAACAACAACAAAGTGTAACAGAACTTGAGTACATCAACATGATAAAGCTAAAAACAGCTGTGCTTTTGGCTGCAAGTATGCAAATTGGTGCTATTATTGGTGGCGCATCAGCAGAAGATGCAATTGCAATGTATCAATATGGTTTAAATCTTGGCATTGCATTTCAAATTCAAGATGATATTTTAGATTGCTATGGTGAGACAAAAGATGTAGGCAAACAATTAGGCGGCGATATTTTACAGAATAAAAAAACAATTCTATTCATTAAAGCATTAGAACAATCAAAAAACAATAACGATACGACATTAGAAGAAATAATAAACAGTAAAAATACTGACAAAAAGGTAGAAAAGGTTTTATCTATTTATAATAAATACAATATCTACAATTATTCTATTGAGCGTAGAAATAACTTTATACAAATAGCAAAAGAAAATTTAGAGAAGCTAAGCATATCAAACGAGAAAAAAGAGATTCTAGAAAGTTTAATACAACATTTGGTCATTAGAAATAGTTAG
- a CDS encoding TIGR00730 family Rossman fold protein: protein MSLEEFKKKRAYRQRNWTQVNASNSWSMFRIMSEFVDAYDKMDRIGPCVSIFGSARTKPDNPYYQLAEALAERLVEEGYGVITGGGPGIMEAGNKGAANKEGKSVGLNIELPFEQGHNPYIDHDKVITHHYFFVRKVVFVKYAQGFVYLPGGFGTFDELFEVMTLVQTKKIERVPIVLMGKSFWAGLLDWIKTEVLANQQNINEVDLDLFLITDDVEEAIEYINNFYDTEQHDLKPNFT from the coding sequence ATGTCATTAGAAGAGTTTAAAAAGAAGCGAGCATATAGACAAAGAAATTGGACACAAGTTAATGCATCAAACTCATGGAGTATGTTTAGAATAATGAGTGAGTTTGTTGATGCATACGATAAAATGGATAGAATTGGTCCATGTGTTTCAATATTTGGTTCTGCTCGTACAAAACCAGATAATCCATATTATCAATTGGCAGAAGCATTGGCAGAAAGATTGGTGGAAGAAGGTTATGGTGTAATAACTGGTGGTGGTCCTGGAATTATGGAAGCAGGCAATAAAGGTGCTGCCAACAAAGAAGGAAAATCTGTAGGTTTAAATATTGAATTGCCATTTGAGCAAGGTCATAATCCATACATAGATCATGACAAAGTAATTACACACCATTATTTCTTTGTAAGAAAAGTTGTGTTTGTAAAATATGCACAAGGCTTTGTGTATTTGCCTGGTGGCTTTGGTACTTTTGATGAATTGTTTGAGGTGATGACATTGGTGCAAACTAAAAAAATTGAACGTGTGCCAATAGTATTAATGGGCAAAAGTTTTTGGGCTGGCTTGTTAGATTGGATAAAAACAGAAGTGTTAGCCAATCAGCAGAATATTAATGAAGTAGATTTGGATTTGTTTTTAATTACTGATGATGTAGAAGAAGCTATTGAATATATCAATAATTTCTACGATACAGAACAGCATGATTTAAAACCAAACTTTACTTAA
- a CDS encoding redoxin domain-containing protein, whose protein sequence is MKNSISTLQAKTASGKEINLSDYNGKVVMIVNTASKCGFTPQFEKLEKLYQEFKNEGFEILGFPSNDFAGQEPNSAEDAAQFCQINYGVTFPIMEKIHVKKGDNQNAIFKFLGDNAPGPNMLTHPKWNFQKYLLDKEGNVVDYFLSTTDPTSDKVRDEIKELLKK, encoded by the coding sequence ATGAAAAATTCAATCTCAACACTGCAAGCGAAAACAGCAAGCGGAAAAGAAATAAATCTAAGTGATTATAACGGAAAAGTAGTTATGATTGTGAATACTGCATCGAAATGTGGTTTCACACCTCAGTTTGAAAAACTAGAGAAACTGTACCAAGAATTTAAGAACGAAGGTTTTGAAATCTTAGGTTTTCCTTCTAATGATTTTGCTGGACAAGAGCCAAATTCTGCTGAAGATGCAGCACAATTTTGTCAAATTAATTATGGTGTAACTTTTCCAATAATGGAGAAAATACATGTAAAAAAAGGCGACAATCAAAATGCGATTTTTAAATTTTTGGGCGACAATGCTCCTGGTCCAAATATGCTAACACATCCAAAATGGAATTTTCAAAAGTATTTATTAGACAAAGAAGGCAATGTTGTAGATTATTTTCTATCAACAACTGACCCAACTTCAGACAAAGTTAGAGATGAGATAAAAGAACTATTGAAAAAATAG
- a CDS encoding DUF4294 domain-containing protein — protein MKNLVLLFLISSIIQSSFAQSNDEKIVLPSVVVDGDTLIEEVILEPVLIQATKLKPVTISYRDQNYLKKVYPYALRIARLSQVIDEHIKTLNKKEQKAFLNKAEDLLKDAYQEELKNMTRTQGKFLIKLVHRETGVSVFDLLKDYRGGFKTFWWNFGAKFFDLDLKSTYDAEGEDAEIENYVIRLDETYQRNGTKYIIQNEKFNLNTASENSKRKRNKSK, from the coding sequence ATGAAAAACTTAGTACTTTTATTTTTAATATCATCAATCATACAATCGTCATTTGCACAAAGCAATGATGAGAAAATTGTACTACCATCTGTAGTTGTTGATGGAGATACTTTGATTGAAGAAGTAATTCTTGAGCCAGTGCTTATACAAGCCACAAAATTAAAGCCAGTTACCATTTCGTATCGCGACCAAAATTACCTAAAAAAAGTATATCCTTATGCGCTTAGAATTGCACGTCTTTCACAAGTGATAGACGAACATATAAAAACATTGAACAAAAAGGAACAAAAAGCGTTTTTAAATAAAGCAGAAGATTTACTAAAAGATGCCTATCAAGAAGAATTAAAAAACATGACACGCACACAAGGCAAATTTTTAATTAAATTAGTGCACAGAGAAACTGGAGTTAGTGTATTTGATTTATTAAAAGATTACAGAGGTGGCTTTAAAACTTTTTGGTGGAATTTTGGCGCAAAATTCTTCGATTTAGATTTAAAATCAACTTATGATGCTGAAGGCGAAGATGCAGAAATAGAAAACTATGTCATTAGATTAGACGAAACATATCAACGAAACGGAACAAAATATATTATACAAAATGAAAAATTCAATCTCAACACTGCAAGCGAAAACAGCAAGCGGAAAAGAAATAAATCTAAGTGA
- a CDS encoding M23 family metallopeptidase, translating to MPIADERSESNDKLLIEPLACHFISPINLPFDLAGSFAEPRTNHFHSGIDIKTNKVEGYPIFAVADGFISRIKISPFGYGKVVYVEHQNGYTSVYAHLQKFNKLLDSLALSYMYANQTNEIDIVLEKNKFKVKQADTIAFSGNSGGSTAPHLHFEIRETVSEMARNPLDFYSSDMFVDSTKPSIQKIIIKEFFNENFVLDTMNVYKASDFVTQNSSVVYVQQPYFTFAVQGYDKQNELSQNKNGIQKIEVFERNSLLFEYDIQKIDFNSTRACNVFFDYNYYLHNKNVYAYNCFQLTNNTLPIYTNQNKKIYTILPNDTMFLTIYAYDYNQNKTVHYINVCHRKNNYVKNEIAKIINKRLVSASQKDSVVVGNFKIIWNKNTFYDKQYLHYDVDTTKQKFIVQLYKDETPLHNSAEIVINNSTLKNKYKLCVVLENDNKKNYLSTTVHNDNFIAQNKELGKFYLDYDTIALTISTVVFKNNQFSAFIEDKQSGILTYNLYVDDKWTPIYYDAKNNSIQSYTSIKGTKLKLVVIDKKNNISTYEK from the coding sequence GTGCCTATTGCTGATGAAAGAAGTGAGTCAAATGATAAGTTATTAATAGAACCATTAGCTTGTCATTTTATTTCGCCAATAAATTTACCTTTTGATTTGGCAGGAAGTTTTGCAGAACCACGCACCAATCATTTTCACTCAGGTATTGATATTAAAACTAATAAAGTTGAAGGTTATCCAATATTTGCTGTTGCTGATGGCTTTATTTCAAGAATAAAGATATCGCCTTTTGGCTATGGAAAAGTTGTGTATGTTGAACATCAAAATGGATACACTAGTGTGTACGCACATCTACAAAAGTTTAATAAATTATTGGATAGTTTGGCGCTTTCATACATGTATGCAAATCAAACTAATGAAATAGATATCGTATTAGAGAAAAATAAATTTAAAGTAAAACAAGCTGATACAATAGCATTTTCTGGCAATTCTGGTGGTAGTACTGCGCCACATTTGCATTTTGAAATTAGAGAAACTGTTTCTGAAATGGCAAGAAATCCTTTGGATTTTTATAGTTCAGATATGTTTGTTGATAGCACAAAGCCAAGTATTCAAAAAATAATAATAAAGGAATTTTTCAATGAAAATTTCGTGTTAGATACCATGAACGTGTACAAGGCATCTGATTTTGTAACACAGAATTCATCAGTTGTGTATGTGCAGCAACCATATTTTACATTTGCTGTGCAAGGTTATGATAAACAAAATGAATTGTCGCAGAATAAAAATGGTATACAAAAAATAGAAGTGTTTGAAAGAAATAGCTTGCTATTTGAATATGATATTCAAAAAATAGATTTTAATTCGACAAGAGCGTGTAATGTGTTTTTTGACTATAATTATTACTTGCATAATAAGAATGTGTATGCCTATAATTGTTTTCAATTAACCAATAATACTTTACCAATTTACACGAATCAAAATAAAAAAATATATACAATATTGCCAAATGATACAATGTTTCTAACAATATATGCGTATGATTATAATCAAAATAAAACGGTGCATTATATAAATGTTTGTCATAGGAAAAATAATTATGTCAAAAATGAAATTGCAAAAATTATAAATAAAAGATTAGTTTCAGCATCTCAAAAAGATAGTGTAGTTGTTGGTAATTTTAAAATAATTTGGAATAAGAATACTTTTTATGATAAACAATATTTGCATTATGATGTAGATACTACTAAACAAAAATTTATTGTACAATTGTATAAAGACGAAACACCTTTGCATAATTCAGCTGAAATTGTAATCAATAATTCTACATTAAAAAATAAATATAAATTATGTGTTGTGTTAGAAAATGATAATAAAAAAAATTATCTAAGTACTACTGTGCATAATGATAATTTTATTGCACAAAATAAAGAATTGGGCAAATTTTATTTAGATTACGATACTATTGCACTAACAATTTCTACTGTTGTTTTTAAAAACAATCAATTTTCTGCTTTTATTGAAGATAAACAATCTGGCATTCTAACTTATAATTTATATGTAGATGATAAGTGGACGCCAATTTATTACGATGCAAAAAATAATAGCATTCAATCATATACAAGCATAAAAGGTACTAAACTAAAATTAGTTGTTATAGATAAGAAAAATAATATTTCAACTTATGAGAAATAA